The DNA sequence GTTTCGACCATGTTTGGACCTTCGACGACATGTACACAGCCATGGCCATCGAGGGCCTCGATAAGAATGGCGACGGCGTCTACACGCGCGAAGAACTTGCCGAGCTTGCCAAAGTTAACATGGAAGGTCTCAAGGACTTCGATTATTTCACGTACGCCAAACTTGGCGACACTGATCTCAAGATGGCGCCGCCCCAAGACGCTTGGCTCGAACACAAGAACGGGATTTTGAGCCTTCATTTCCGTTTGCCGCTGGAAAAGGCTGTGCCACCGGACGCCAAAGGCTTCACGTTTGCCGTTTACGATCCTTCCTTCTTCATCGCCTTCGAACCTCAGAAGAATGACCCCATCAAACTTGCTGCTGGTGCACCGGCAAACTGCAAGGCGACGATCAACGCCCCCAAGTCCGATGAAAAAACCGATGATCTGAAAACCCAGTTGCTGAACGACGCATTCGCCCAGCAGCTCGGACAGTCGACCAACATCGGCGCCGGCTTCACCCCAACGTTCTCCGTGAGCTGCGGAAAGTCATAATGATTGTGGACGGGTTCGCGGGTGCCTGCCTCGTGTTCGTCATCGGATCGGCGTCCGTCGTGACGTCTCAGCAGGGCCG is a window from the Hyphomicrobiaceae bacterium genome containing:
- a CDS encoding DUF1007 family protein, whose protein sequence is MRARLFSAFASIALIIFGLAPAAHAHPHVWITYQTTVAYDKGSIIGFDHVWTFDDMYTAMAIEGLDKNGDGVYTREELAELAKVNMEGLKDFDYFTYAKLGDTDLKMAPPQDAWLEHKNGILSLHFRLPLEKAVPPDAKGFTFAVYDPSFFIAFEPQKNDPIKLAAGAPANCKATINAPKSDEKTDDLKTQLLNDAFAQQLGQSTNIGAGFTPTFSVSCGKS